From a single Kitasatospora azatica KCTC 9699 genomic region:
- a CDS encoding HAD family hydrolase has translation MRAAFFDLGERHPSPHFREALHEVAARHRSAGDLVVLVVSRPHGEARSESRPGRHTLGLDALGVGPDLVLLPDGDPGDHQHGDHRRGGYPLGGYPHSDYPHNDYPHLEHGYAGAGRTPCPPQPPVTVVEAITLLGLDAARCFGYVDHAPGMRTLTVVGNPRVVGADPELTEHANSRGWPLLELPQPSCPPGAQPSP, from the coding sequence ATGCGTGCGGCATTCTTCGACCTGGGGGAGCGTCACCCGTCCCCGCACTTCCGAGAAGCGCTCCACGAGGTGGCGGCCCGGCACAGATCGGCCGGCGACCTGGTGGTCCTGGTGGTCTCCAGACCCCACGGCGAGGCCCGGTCCGAATCCCGCCCGGGCCGGCACACGCTCGGCCTGGACGCCCTCGGCGTCGGCCCCGACCTGGTCCTGCTGCCCGACGGCGACCCCGGCGACCACCAGCACGGCGACCACCGGCGCGGCGGCTACCCGCTCGGCGGTTACCCCCACAGCGATTACCCGCACAACGATTACCCGCACCTCGAGCACGGCTACGCGGGTGCCGGCCGCACCCCCTGCCCGCCGCAGCCGCCGGTCACCGTGGTCGAGGCCATCACCCTGCTCGGCCTGGACGCCGCCCGCTGCTTCGGCTACGTCGACCACGCGCCCGGGATGCGCACCCTGACCGTGGTCGGCAACCCCCGAGTAGTGGGCGCCGACCCCGAGTTGACCGAGCACGCCAACAGCCGCGGCTGGCCGCTGCTGGAACTCCCGCAACCCTCCTGTCCACCCGGCGCACAACCGTCCCCGTAG
- a CDS encoding sugar phosphate nucleotidyltransferase, whose product MGGSDMGTVGIILAGGRGERAKPITLESADYIRSKALIPFVGRRLIEWVVDACREQGIHRFYVVAQGLENRSQIMLLLGHGERYGVEVRYSRPSFDRYNVGSGAATLHNLEEWDLNEQALVLPVDSIFDFSLAELEATHRSTNAVVTVAAVARTPAEVAGKYGAMQTDERGLVAGFVEKPGMERIHEIFPEVRHDNCAMIPTNAGMYLIDCARLRQAAREPELMRKAQQRLDWGGDLLPELVERGMPVAAHHIARLGDLGNVEDYLVTLKDVLAGDYPLMNQLMAEPASASPRYWIHESSLATRDDITGTTLAAKIEDGSVVIGPGVRIGRHVAVGSDVHLEYTDVGDGVELRAGARLSRSSCGDASVIGQYADISDTYVGPMVEIQSDRENPVRLEGFSAIGDGAQLWPGSRLSGVSIYPRLRVPAIANLPSGTRLTSSDDILRWI is encoded by the coding sequence ATGGGTGGCTCAGACATGGGGACCGTGGGCATCATCCTGGCCGGGGGACGCGGTGAGCGGGCCAAGCCGATCACCCTGGAGTCCGCCGACTACATCAGAAGCAAGGCGCTGATCCCGTTCGTCGGCCGCCGGCTCATCGAGTGGGTCGTCGACGCCTGCCGTGAGCAGGGCATCCACCGCTTCTACGTGGTCGCGCAGGGGTTGGAGAACCGCAGCCAGATCATGCTGCTGCTGGGCCACGGCGAGCGCTACGGCGTCGAGGTCCGCTACTCCCGACCGAGCTTCGACCGGTACAACGTCGGCTCGGGCGCGGCCACCCTGCACAACCTGGAGGAGTGGGACCTCAACGAGCAGGCCCTGGTCCTCCCGGTCGACTCGATCTTCGACTTCTCGCTCGCCGAGCTGGAGGCGACCCACCGCTCCACCAACGCCGTGGTCACGGTGGCCGCGGTGGCCCGTACCCCGGCCGAGGTGGCCGGCAAGTACGGCGCGATGCAGACCGACGAGCGCGGCCTGGTCGCGGGGTTCGTCGAGAAGCCCGGCATGGAGCGGATCCACGAGATCTTCCCCGAGGTGCGGCACGACAACTGCGCGATGATCCCGACCAACGCCGGGATGTACCTGATCGACTGCGCCCGGCTGCGCCAGGCGGCCCGCGAGCCGGAACTGATGCGCAAGGCCCAGCAGCGGCTGGACTGGGGCGGCGACCTGCTGCCCGAACTGGTCGAGCGCGGCATGCCGGTGGCGGCGCACCACATCGCCCGGCTGGGTGACCTCGGCAACGTCGAGGACTACCTGGTCACCCTCAAGGACGTGCTGGCGGGCGACTACCCGCTGATGAACCAGTTGATGGCGGAGCCGGCCAGCGCCTCGCCGCGGTACTGGATCCACGAGAGCTCGCTGGCCACCCGGGACGACATCACCGGCACCACGCTGGCCGCCAAGATCGAGGACGGCAGCGTGGTGATCGGACCCGGGGTCCGGATCGGCCGCCATGTCGCGGTCGGCAGCGACGTCCACCTCGAGTACACCGACGTCGGCGACGGCGTCGAACTGCGCGCGGGCGCCCGGCTCAGCCGCAGCTCCTGCGGCGACGCCTCGGTGATCGGCCAGTACGCGGACATCAGTGACACCTATGTCGGACCCATGGTGGAGATCCAGTCGGACCGGGAGAACCCGGTCCGGCTGGAGGGCTTCTCGGCCATCGGGGACGGCGCCCAGCTCTGGCCGGGATCGCGGCTCTCCGGAGTCAGCATCTACCCGCGCCTGAGAGTGCCAGCGATCGCGAACCTTCCTTCGGGCACCCGCCTGACCAGCTCGGACGACATCCTGCGCTGGATCTGA
- a CDS encoding NAD(P)H-binding protein, which produces MDNPVVVVGGAGRVGRIIVQRLLERRESVRVIGRSVQHARRHLAPGAVFSQGDVRVPETLATPLAGCAAVVYCVEPGTDDRGPDRPETTLHQGVRHVLAAATAGGNRPHFVLVSQVHATHQGHPLNAYGRLLVWRFAGEEVLRESGLPYTVVRPGWLIDDHEAGRRVRLEQGDQGTGRVARDDVAEACVQALYTPAARGVTFEIFNEPGSPFPSWSEAYGSLVWDRTPVA; this is translated from the coding sequence ATGGACAATCCGGTGGTGGTGGTCGGCGGCGCGGGACGCGTCGGCCGGATCATCGTGCAACGCCTCCTGGAACGCCGGGAGAGCGTGCGCGTCATCGGCCGCAGCGTTCAGCACGCCCGCCGTCATCTGGCACCGGGAGCCGTCTTCAGCCAGGGCGACGTGCGGGTCCCGGAGACCCTGGCGACGCCGCTGGCCGGGTGCGCCGCAGTGGTCTACTGCGTGGAACCCGGCACCGACGACCGCGGCCCCGACCGGCCCGAGACCACGCTGCACCAGGGCGTGCGCCATGTGCTGGCGGCCGCCACGGCCGGCGGCAACCGACCGCACTTCGTGCTGGTCAGCCAGGTGCACGCGACCCACCAGGGGCACCCGCTGAACGCCTACGGGCGGCTGCTGGTCTGGCGGTTCGCGGGCGAGGAAGTGCTGCGCGAGTCGGGCCTGCCGTACACCGTGGTGCGGCCGGGCTGGCTGATCGACGACCACGAGGCGGGCCGGCGGGTCCGGCTGGAGCAGGGCGACCAGGGCACCGGACGGGTCGCCCGGGACGACGTGGCCGAGGCCTGCGTGCAGGCGCTGTACACGCCGGCCGCTCGCGGCGTCACCTTCGAGATCTTCAACGAACCCGGTTCGCCGTTCCCGTCCTGGAGCGAGGCCTACGGCTCGCTGGTCTGGGACCGGACACCGGTGGCCTAG
- the glgX gene encoding glycogen debranching protein GlgX yields MLEEELTRTQAGVTPGRPQPLGATVDATGVNFSIFSERATKVELLLFDSYDDLAPSRVIALDREHHNSYHFWHCHVSGVIAGQVYAYRMDGPHQTRESGTRFNPRKVLLDPYSRANINTLWDRVRAVGVEDNCAYSMRSMVVDLDSYDWEGDEPLRTPLAETVIYEVHVGGLTASPTSGVAHPGTFNGVVEKIPYLKELGVTAVELLPVFDFDERQVLRTGPNGVPLYNYWGYDPFGFFAPHTAYCSDACSCTHITEFRNMVKELHRAGIEVILDVVFNHTSEGNEHGPTISFRGQANEVYYHLWPQDRRHYMDFTGCGNAINANHPAVAKFIIECLEYWVTEHHVDGFRFDLASELSRGEEGYEMPVPPALWGIELSGILSETKIIAEPWDGAGLYQVGRFPGKRWAQWNGPYRDDVRRFVRGDAGLAGSIASRIGGSRDLFTKEGELPTNSINFITCHDGFTLNDLVSYNHKHNDANGESNADGAHENFSWNCGVEGPTDAEDIERLRIQQIKNMMAILMLSRGVPMILAGDEFRNSQGGNNNAYCQSNEVAWLDWEQAEKETEVRGFVQQMIGLRKRFRAVREARFFDGRTNDRDLPEVTWHGCRLEQPGWEDTDARVLSYTLAGFNGDPDLHVIFNMYHLGLDFELPRVAGQQWHRTVDTSRGAGQDVLPAGGEEPVPGHTFHAHGRSVVVLTALPDNGGTLR; encoded by the coding sequence ATGTTGGAAGAAGAGCTCACCAGAACGCAGGCGGGGGTGACCCCGGGCCGCCCCCAGCCGTTGGGGGCCACCGTCGATGCCACCGGGGTGAACTTCTCGATCTTCTCGGAGCGGGCCACCAAGGTCGAACTGCTTCTGTTCGACAGTTACGACGACCTCGCCCCCAGCCGTGTGATCGCGCTGGACCGGGAGCACCACAACAGCTACCACTTCTGGCACTGCCATGTCAGCGGCGTCATCGCCGGACAGGTCTACGCGTACCGGATGGACGGGCCGCACCAGACCAGGGAGAGCGGCACCCGGTTCAACCCCCGCAAGGTGCTGCTCGACCCCTACTCGCGGGCCAACATCAACACGCTCTGGGACCGGGTCCGGGCGGTCGGCGTCGAGGACAACTGCGCCTACTCGATGCGCAGCATGGTCGTCGACCTCGACAGCTACGACTGGGAGGGCGACGAACCGCTGCGCACCCCGCTCGCCGAGACGGTGATCTACGAGGTGCACGTCGGCGGCCTGACCGCCTCGCCCACCTCCGGCGTCGCCCACCCGGGCACCTTCAACGGCGTGGTGGAGAAGATCCCGTACCTCAAGGAGCTCGGGGTCACCGCGGTCGAGCTGCTGCCGGTCTTCGACTTCGACGAGCGGCAGGTGCTGCGCACCGGACCGAACGGCGTGCCGCTGTACAACTACTGGGGCTACGACCCGTTCGGCTTCTTCGCCCCGCACACCGCCTACTGCTCGGACGCGTGCAGCTGCACCCACATCACCGAGTTCCGCAACATGGTGAAGGAGCTGCACCGGGCCGGCATCGAGGTGATCCTCGACGTGGTCTTCAACCACACCTCCGAGGGCAACGAGCACGGGCCGACGATCAGCTTCCGCGGCCAGGCCAACGAGGTCTACTACCACCTGTGGCCGCAGGACCGCCGGCACTACATGGACTTCACCGGCTGCGGCAACGCGATCAACGCCAACCACCCGGCGGTCGCCAAGTTCATCATCGAGTGCCTGGAGTACTGGGTCACCGAGCACCATGTGGACGGCTTCCGGTTCGACCTCGCCTCCGAGCTGTCGCGCGGCGAGGAGGGCTACGAGATGCCGGTCCCGCCCGCGCTGTGGGGGATCGAGCTGTCCGGGATCCTCTCCGAGACGAAGATCATCGCGGAGCCCTGGGACGGCGCCGGCCTCTACCAGGTGGGCCGGTTCCCGGGGAAGCGCTGGGCGCAGTGGAACGGGCCGTACCGCGACGACGTGCGGCGCTTCGTGCGCGGCGACGCGGGTCTGGCCGGTTCGATCGCCTCGCGGATCGGCGGTTCGCGCGACCTTTTCACCAAGGAAGGCGAACTGCCCACCAACAGCATCAACTTCATCACCTGCCACGACGGTTTCACGCTGAACGACCTGGTCAGCTACAACCACAAGCACAATGACGCCAACGGCGAGTCCAACGCCGACGGCGCGCACGAGAACTTCAGTTGGAACTGCGGTGTGGAAGGGCCGACCGATGCCGAGGACATCGAGCGGCTGAGGATCCAGCAGATCAAGAACATGATGGCGATCCTGATGCTCAGTCGGGGCGTGCCGATGATCCTGGCCGGCGACGAGTTCCGCAACAGCCAGGGCGGCAACAACAACGCCTACTGCCAGTCCAACGAGGTGGCCTGGCTGGACTGGGAGCAGGCCGAGAAGGAGACCGAGGTCCGGGGCTTCGTCCAGCAGATGATCGGGCTGCGCAAGCGGTTCCGGGCGGTCCGCGAGGCGCGCTTCTTCGACGGTCGGACCAACGACCGCGACCTGCCCGAAGTCACCTGGCACGGATGCCGGTTGGAGCAGCCGGGCTGGGAGGACACGGACGCCCGGGTGCTCTCCTACACGCTCGCCGGCTTCAACGGCGACCCGGATCTGCACGTGATCTTCAACATGTACCACCTCGGCCTGGACTTCGAACTTCCGCGGGTGGCCGGCCAGCAGTGGCACCGGACCGTCGACACCTCGCGCGGCGCCGGGCAGGACGTCCTGCCCGCCGGCGGCGAGGAACCGGTTCCTGGCCACACCTTCCACGCCCACGGCCGCAGCGTCGTCGTGCTGACCGCGCTGCCCGACAATGGAGGCACCCTTCGATGA
- a CDS encoding AGE family epimerase/isomerase — protein MSAQDIRRTYSDSIAGYITSYDPTHDRFGLRTSDGREFTIHLDGLLGSEIVRNLGDSGRRDTSGATRDMLAEGRYVFVYGLFHQWAGGERIDARQIVFPEERRGAYVFEKPGWWVQQAAEIADFYLRGHFPDGVYDWRGFRTRLTLHGTHVADHIEQDLRQETDTISRLVYGLATAFLLTGEERFLEAAESGTEYLREHMRVSDEREGVVYWYHAVDITPGAQRKVFASEFGDDYNAIPMYEQIYALAGPTQTYRITGDPRILNDIDRTVALFHRYFKDDERGGFFSHLDPITMDPRSDSLGRNRARKNWNSVGDHAPAYLINAYLATGREDFAQLLEETADTITKYFPDEPNSPFVQERFHEDWSPDRTWGWQQDRAVVGHNLKIAWNLTRIRAMQDKPEYAELAERIAEIMPPVGSDQQRGGWYDVVERIPDPDSGAHRLVWHDRKAWWQQEQSILAYLILAGVTGDPEHRRLAREASAFYNAFFLDYDDGGVYFNVLANGIPYLLGTERLKGSHSMAGYHALELCYLAATYTSLLVTSQPLTLHFRPRPDAFPDRVLRVAPDLLPPGSVQIDQVWIDDQPFHDFDAKALTVNLPESDGPLKVRVTVEPADQRMRITSEFDGETAHIHLEGTVDLDELEKFRRGVGEALSVSPRRVEFHLCKVAEISRPAINELLFQRTKVGPEVDFVIVGSALPEVTQMLVATDAFVLDPNRSCNEDE, from the coding sequence ATGAGTGCACAGGACATCCGGCGGACCTACTCGGACAGCATCGCCGGCTACATCACCTCGTACGACCCCACCCACGACCGCTTCGGCCTGCGCACCAGCGACGGGCGGGAGTTCACCATCCACCTGGACGGGCTGCTCGGCTCCGAGATCGTCCGCAACCTCGGTGACAGCGGCCGCCGCGACACCAGTGGCGCCACCCGGGACATGCTGGCCGAGGGCCGCTACGTCTTCGTCTACGGCCTCTTCCACCAGTGGGCCGGCGGCGAGCGGATCGACGCCCGTCAGATCGTGTTCCCGGAGGAGCGGCGCGGCGCCTACGTCTTCGAGAAGCCGGGCTGGTGGGTCCAACAGGCCGCCGAGATAGCCGACTTCTACCTGCGCGGCCACTTCCCCGACGGCGTCTACGACTGGCGCGGCTTCCGCACCCGGCTGACCCTGCACGGCACCCATGTCGCCGACCACATCGAGCAGGACCTGCGCCAGGAGACCGACACCATCTCCCGGCTGGTCTACGGTCTGGCCACCGCCTTCCTGCTGACCGGCGAGGAGCGCTTCCTGGAGGCGGCCGAGTCGGGCACCGAGTACCTGCGCGAGCACATGCGGGTGAGCGACGAGCGCGAGGGCGTCGTCTACTGGTACCACGCGGTCGACATCACCCCGGGCGCCCAACGCAAGGTCTTCGCCTCGGAGTTCGGCGACGACTACAACGCCATCCCGATGTACGAGCAGATCTACGCGCTGGCCGGCCCGACCCAGACCTACCGGATCACCGGCGACCCGCGGATCCTCAACGACATCGACCGCACCGTGGCGCTGTTCCACCGGTACTTCAAGGACGACGAGCGGGGCGGCTTCTTCTCCCACCTCGACCCGATCACCATGGACCCGCGCTCCGACTCGCTGGGCCGCAACCGGGCCCGCAAGAACTGGAACTCGGTCGGCGACCACGCCCCGGCGTACCTGATCAACGCCTACCTGGCCACCGGGCGCGAGGACTTCGCGCAGCTCCTGGAGGAGACCGCCGACACCATCACCAAGTACTTCCCGGACGAGCCCAACAGCCCGTTCGTGCAGGAGCGGTTCCACGAGGACTGGAGCCCGGACCGCACCTGGGGCTGGCAGCAGGACCGCGCGGTGGTCGGCCACAACCTGAAGATCGCCTGGAACCTCACCCGGATCCGGGCGATGCAGGACAAGCCCGAGTACGCGGAGCTGGCCGAGCGGATCGCCGAGATCATGCCGCCGGTCGGCAGCGACCAGCAGCGCGGCGGCTGGTACGACGTGGTCGAGCGGATCCCCGACCCGGACAGCGGCGCGCACCGGCTGGTCTGGCACGACCGCAAGGCCTGGTGGCAGCAGGAGCAGTCGATCCTGGCCTACCTGATCCTGGCCGGCGTCACCGGCGACCCGGAGCACCGTCGACTGGCCCGCGAGGCGTCCGCGTTCTACAACGCCTTCTTCCTCGACTACGACGACGGCGGCGTGTACTTCAACGTGCTGGCCAACGGCATCCCGTACCTGCTCGGCACCGAGCGGCTCAAGGGCAGCCACTCGATGGCCGGCTACCACGCCCTGGAGCTCTGCTACCTGGCCGCGACGTACACCAGCCTGCTGGTCACCTCGCAGCCGCTCACCCTGCACTTCCGGCCGCGTCCCGACGCGTTCCCGGACCGGGTGCTGCGGGTCGCCCCCGACCTGCTGCCCCCCGGCTCGGTCCAGATCGACCAGGTCTGGATCGACGACCAGCCGTTCCACGACTTCGACGCCAAGGCGCTGACGGTGAACCTGCCGGAGAGCGACGGGCCGCTGAAGGTCAGGGTCACGGTCGAGCCGGCCGACCAGCGGATGCGGATCACCAGCGAGTTCGACGGTGAGACCGCGCACATCCACCTGGAGGGCACGGTCGACCTGGACGAGCTGGAGAAGTTCCGCCGCGGTGTCGGGGAGGCCCTGTCGGTCAGCCCGCGCCGGGTGGAGTTCCACCTCTGCAAGGTGGCCGAGATCAGTCGCCCGGCCATCAACGAACTGCTCTTCCAGCGCACCAAGGTCGGACCCGAGGTCGACTTCGTGATCGTCGGCTCCGCACTGCCCGAGGTCACCCAGATGCTCGTCGCCACCGACGCGTTCGTGCTTGACCCGAACCGGAGCTGCAACGAGGACGAGTGA
- a CDS encoding IS701 family transposase: MTKISDLREPLAGDRQDGISDYCRDLFSCFARSDQRRWGEVYLRGLLHAPGRRTPANISEKVLGRRVVQPIQQFVNQSTWEYDNVRRYLAERASTLKAPEAWAFDEVVFPKNGTRSAGVGRQFVGSAGRVMNCQLGLATSMVHGGHGLPVNWHLILPRHWDDDHELRSRAHVPSHERHRPRWSYVLESLDEILEWDVPDAPVLANWSYEPQVEPLLLGLEERGFGYVVEVGPTTLLPVGGAPRRPAARRIPAVEVVQGMRGWSERAVLARPDGPEGQTRHSQFMIGALGAMQPGMRSATRHLVVEWPFGRPQPRSYWMTNLPADRLADTVALAELRHQVGRSHEKLHEDYGLSDFEGRSFRGWHHHVTLASAALGFHRLQELEEQYAQQAQ; encoded by the coding sequence GTGACCAAGATTTCGGACCTCCGTGAACCGCTCGCGGGGGATCGGCAGGACGGGATCTCCGATTACTGCCGCGACCTGTTCTCCTGCTTCGCCCGTTCCGACCAGCGCCGTTGGGGCGAGGTCTACCTGCGGGGGCTGCTGCACGCCCCCGGTCGGCGGACCCCGGCCAACATCTCCGAGAAGGTGCTCGGCCGGCGCGTGGTCCAACCGATCCAGCAGTTCGTCAACCAGAGCACCTGGGAGTACGACAACGTCCGCCGCTATCTCGCGGAGCGGGCCAGTACCCTCAAGGCGCCGGAGGCCTGGGCCTTCGACGAGGTGGTCTTCCCCAAGAACGGCACACGTTCCGCCGGGGTCGGCCGCCAGTTCGTCGGCTCGGCCGGTCGGGTGATGAACTGTCAGCTCGGGCTGGCCACCTCGATGGTGCACGGTGGACACGGGCTGCCGGTCAACTGGCATCTGATACTGCCGCGGCACTGGGACGACGACCACGAGCTGCGCAGCCGCGCCCACGTGCCTTCGCACGAGCGCCACCGGCCGCGCTGGAGCTATGTCCTGGAGTCCCTGGACGAGATTCTCGAATGGGATGTACCGGACGCCCCGGTACTGGCCAACTGGAGTTACGAGCCGCAGGTCGAACCACTGCTGCTCGGCCTGGAGGAACGCGGCTTCGGCTATGTCGTCGAGGTCGGTCCGACCACCCTGCTGCCGGTCGGCGGCGCCCCCCGGCGCCCGGCCGCCCGGCGGATCCCCGCCGTCGAGGTGGTGCAGGGCATGCGCGGCTGGTCCGAGCGCGCGGTGCTGGCCCGTCCCGACGGGCCGGAGGGCCAGACCAGGCACTCCCAGTTCATGATCGGCGCGCTGGGCGCGATGCAGCCGGGCATGCGCTCGGCCACCCGCCACCTGGTGGTGGAATGGCCGTTCGGCCGGCCGCAGCCGCGCTCCTACTGGATGACCAACCTGCCCGCCGACCGGCTGGCCGACACCGTGGCGCTGGCCGAACTGCGCCACCAGGTCGGGCGCAGCCACGAGAAGCTGCACGAGGACTACGGGCTCAGCGACTTCGAGGGCCGATCGTTCCGCGGCTGGCACCACCACGTCACCCTGGCCTCCGCGGCGCTCGGCTTCCACCGGCTGCAGGAGCTGGAGGAGCAGTATGCCCAGCAGGCCCAGTAG
- a CDS encoding SDR family NAD(P)-dependent oxidoreductase — protein MNTSRQTRFGPNSTAAEVVAGHDLSGTTAVVTGAASGIGVETARALAGAGARVLVAARDAARGEATAADIRRSTGNPQVAFELLDLASLRSVREFAARYLADGRPLHLLVNNAGVMATPFGLTEDGFELQFGTNHLGHFTLTTALLPALRAAGGARVVSLSSRAHGIDDVHLDDPNFAHRRYDPWAAYGQSKTANMLFAVGLTNRHAAEGITSNAVMPGVILSPLWRHTPQWGQRRQDADGRIGTPPGWKTAEQGAATSVWAAVAAELQGVGGRYLDDCAVARPWPGGGSMPGGHYRPYALDPDRAEALWRLSETLVAG, from the coding sequence ATGAATACATCCCGGCAGACACGTTTCGGGCCGAATTCCACGGCGGCGGAGGTGGTCGCCGGACATGATCTGTCCGGCACCACGGCGGTGGTCACCGGGGCCGCCTCGGGGATCGGCGTGGAGACCGCCCGGGCGCTGGCGGGCGCCGGCGCCCGGGTGCTGGTGGCGGCCCGCGACGCCGCGCGGGGCGAGGCGACGGCGGCCGACATCCGGCGCTCCACCGGCAATCCGCAGGTGGCCTTCGAACTGCTCGACCTCGCCTCGCTGCGCTCGGTGCGGGAGTTCGCCGCGCGCTACCTGGCCGACGGCCGGCCGCTCCACCTGCTGGTCAACAACGCAGGGGTGATGGCCACCCCGTTCGGCCTGACCGAGGACGGCTTCGAGCTCCAGTTCGGCACCAACCACCTGGGCCACTTCACCCTCACCACCGCCCTGCTGCCCGCGCTGCGAGCGGCCGGGGGCGCCCGGGTGGTCTCGCTCTCCTCGCGGGCGCACGGCATCGACGACGTCCACCTGGACGACCCGAACTTCGCCCACCGCCGGTACGACCCGTGGGCCGCCTACGGCCAGTCCAAGACCGCCAACATGCTCTTCGCGGTCGGCCTGACCAACCGGCACGCGGCCGAGGGGATCACCTCCAACGCGGTGATGCCCGGGGTGATCCTCTCCCCGCTGTGGCGGCACACCCCGCAGTGGGGCCAGCGGCGCCAGGACGCCGACGGCCGGATCGGGACCCCGCCCGGCTGGAAGACCGCCGAGCAGGGCGCCGCCACCAGTGTCTGGGCCGCGGTCGCCGCGGAACTGCAGGGCGTCGGCGGCCGCTACCTGGACGACTGCGCGGTGGCCCGCCCGTGGCCGGGCGGCGGCAGCATGCCGGGCGGCCACTACCGCCCGTACGCGCTCGACCCGGACCGCGCCGAGGCGCTCTGGCGGCTCTCCGAGACGCTCGTCGCCGGCTGA